AAGTACATTATTCTCACGACAGATTTTCTCAACTTCTTTGAGGTAGCCGTCAGGAGGAATCACAACTCCACCCTCGCCCTGAATCGGTTCAATTAATACTGCAGCGGTATTTGGAGTAATTTTTGAACGTAAATCTTCGGCGTTGCCGTATTCGTGCATCGGGAATGCTTCAGTGCAATATGGTCCAAATCCTTTGTTAGAGCTTGGGTCATCAGAAAATCCAACGATAGTTGAAGTTCTTCCATGGAAATTACCTGTTGCAACAATAATTTCAGCTTTATTTTCTTCGATTCCTTTAACATCATAAGCCCAGCGACGTGCAAGTTTAATTGCTGTTTCGACTGCTTCAGCACCGGAATTCATAGGAAGCGACATTTCATAGCCGGTCATTTCGTTAAGTTTCTTGTACAATCTTGGCAATTGGTCATTACGGAAAGCACGGCTTGTAAGTGTTACTTTAGTTGCCTGCTCAACAAATGTCCTGAAAATTTTCGGATTGCAATGTCCCTGATTTACCGCTGAATATGCGGCTAAACAATCTAAATATCTTTTACCTTCAACATCGGTTACCCAGCAACCTTCTGCTTTTTCAACAACTACATCCAGTGGATGATAATTATGGGCGCCGAATTCGTTTTCTATGTTTATAAAATCCTGAGTTTTCATAGTATTTTCCTATTAATAAATTTATAA
This is a stretch of genomic DNA from Ignavibacteriota bacterium. It encodes these proteins:
- the rocD gene encoding ornithine--oxo-acid transaminase, with translation MKTQDFINIENEFGAHNYHPLDVVVEKAEGCWVTDVEGKRYLDCLAAYSAVNQGHCNPKIFRTFVEQATKVTLTSRAFRNDQLPRLYKKLNEMTGYEMSLPMNSGAEAVETAIKLARRWAYDVKGIEENKAEIIVATGNFHGRTSTIVGFSDDPSSNKGFGPYCTEAFPMHEYGNAEDLRSKITPNTAAVLIEPIQGEGGVVIPPDGYLKEVEKICRENNVLFICDEIQAGLGRSGKLFAHYYEGVRPDMVIIGKALSGGYYPVSAVLADKKVMLVIHPGEHGSTFGGNPLGAAVAVRALEVLEEENLIERSNELGEYFMSKLRAIDSPMIDFVRGRGLWIGFVLKTKARPYCEMLKEEGILCKETHVNIIRFAPPLVITKGEIDWAIEKIEKVVKSLDK